From a single Leishmania braziliensis MHOM/BR/75/M2904 complete genome, chromosome 28 genomic region:
- a CDS encoding putative DNA repair and recombination protein, mitochondrial precursor, with protein sequence MKPITATHALYSNLFQESFVNPFNGRLTGTSSLAAKLLCSVGFYRKVSNPLQLEWSPAEYMTTLQKIVSAEQLKAARRQERQARQERRVSKVAAKTRKLLTPATRQTRTGDSRAKLSAKCSASGEAFMPVGEAMTSARSQLLRPFLRHGPDHWMASVAKLLERHDAFTYLHKELERLYSRLSAAYMPPKLDTPTDPSTVGMAITQDQRHVVKLALSGFNLFVGGSAGTGKTVLLKYIYRELSQMGLRVAMTATTGVTAVQLGGCTFHHAFNAPLDAAPHRWDANALRAVDVVIIDEVSLLDACMLDAFDMEARLARMHHRPFGGLQLIACGDFLQLSREDTLPAYESAAFTHLVPLRLVTPMRHAADDPLMRLLEDLRHGRFDTKCFAALDRPIPANSTHVTYLFPRRREAQQLNDLKLSELTTQEMTFTPQRGPLQLCGTFTHSALVELNRDADGMRAAMPHRERLLEMIHEESQHVCAGGHRKDEGERELAPRVADHELVIMPVRAEGALVTRFALRLRCRERELPTSGTRGGCVGSADSGEDCTSTQPSVLSAGDVPALVVNPTHSGAPAAISVSTLRRPITTLATKRTRRIIAPFSAAEWEEIATAVATRLGGRVVTMLEEEPSSMVPLSVTMALADMTSSDVALSLAPLRLKLGCRVMVNRNLSRTVSNGSVGIVEAFAPPDINLFPRRTDRSARAVFQRVCQQKLFAQLPIVRLLGGEVVQIPPISITLGGTAQSYFYGHEVLTIPLQLGYAFTVHKVQGLTLQGTVVLDCEKFFDCAHLIYVACSRVRKLDQLVVYRVQPSMIIVRRSALEFSNKLQDARNLNVVDFPPSTARSSWSQHPHTQQRVFFSTPA encoded by the coding sequence ATGAAGCCCATCACGGCAACCCACGCACTCTACTCGAATCTTTTTCAGGAAAGTTTCGTGAACCCTTTCAACGGACGCCTCACCGGTACGAGCTCCTTGGCCGCCAAGTTGCTGTGTAGCGTTGGCTTCTATCGAAAGGTGTCAAACCCGCTGCAGCTTGAATGGAGCCCTGCGGAGTACATGACAACGCTCCAGAAAATCGTGTCAGCTGAGCAACTGAAGGCAGCGCGTCGACAGGAGCGACAGGCACGGCAGGAGCGCAGAGTCTCGAAGGTTGCTGCTAAAACGAGAAAGTTGTTGACACCAGCCACTAGGCAAACAAGGACGGGAGACTCGCGTGCAAAGTTATCGGCGAAGTGCAGTGCATCTGGAGAAGCCTTTATGCCAGTAGGCGAGGCGATGACATCGGCACGCAGTCAGCTGCTTCGGCCATTCCTGCGACATGGACCCGACCACTGGATGGCGAGCGTGGCAAAGCTCCTCGAGCGGCACGACGCCTTCACGTACCTCCACAAGGAGCTGGAGCGGCTCTACAGCCGTCTGAGCGCAGCGTACATGCCGCCGAAGCTCGACACCCCCACGGACCCCAGCACAGTAGGCATGGCTATCACTCAGGATCAGCGCCACGTGGTAAAGTTGGCACTGAGCGGCTTCAATTTGTtcgtcggcggcagcgccgggACGGGTAAGACAGTGCTACTCAAGTACATCTACCGCGAGCTTTCCCAGATGGGGCTACGGGTTGCCATGACGGCCACCACAGGCGTAACGGCCGTTCAGCTCGGCGGCTGCACCTTCCACCACGCCTTCAATGCGCCGCTCGACGCGGCACCGCATCGGTGGGACGCCAATGCGTTGCGAGCCGTCGATGTAGTCATTATAGACGAGGTTTCGTTGCTCGATGCATGCATGCTAGACGCCTTCGACATGGAGGCGCGACTGGCTCGCATGCATCACAGACCGTTCGGCGGGCTGCAACTCATCGCGTGCGGCGACTTCCTGCAGCTTTCACGCGAGGACACCCTACCGGCGTACGAAAGTGCCGCCTTCACGCATTTGGTCCCACTGCGCCTCGTCACTCCAATGCGACACGCTGCGGACGACCCGCTCATGAGGCTGCTGGAGGATCTACGGCATGGCCGCTTCGACACGAAGTGTTTCGCTGCCCTCGATAGACCAATACCAGCGAACAGCACTCACGTCACGTACCTCTTTCCTCGACGCCGCGAGGCACAGCAGCTCAATGACCTTAAGCTGAGTGAGCTAACGACGCAGGAGATGACCTTCACCCCGCAGCGTGGACCGCTGCAGTTGTGTGGAACCTTCACGCACTCAGCGTTGGTGGAGCTAAACAGAGACGCTGACGGTATGCGAGCTGCCATGCCACACCGAGAGCGCCTGCTGGAGATGATTCACGAGGAGTCgcagcacgtgtgcgccgGTGGTCATCGCAAGGATGAAGGTGAGAGAGAGCTTGCGCCGCGTGTCGCGGATCACGAGCTCGTCATAATGCCCGTGCGAGCCGAGGGGGCGCTGGTGACGCGCTTCGCTTTGCGATTGCGGTGTCGAGAGCGAGAGTTGCCCACGTCTGGAACGAGAGGTGGGTGCGTTGGCAGTGCTGACAGCGGCGAGGACTGTACCTCTACGCAGCCTTCGGTACTTTCTGCGGGCGACGTGCCGGCCCTCGTGGTCAACCCGACTCACAGCGGTGCCCCCGCTGCCATCTCGGTGAGCACGCTGCGCAGGCCGATTACCACTCTCGCGACGAAGCGAACGCGTCGCATCATAGCACCTTTCTCTGCCGCTGAGTGGGAGGAGATTGcaaccgccgtcgccacgcGACTCGGCGGCCGCGTTGTCAcgatgctggaggaggagccgtCCTCTATGGTACCGCTGAGTGTGACCATGGCGCTTGCAGACATGACAAGCTCCGACGTTGCCCTTTCCCTTGCGCCGCTGCGACTCAAGCTAGGGTGTCGGGTCATGGTGAATCGCAACCTCTCACGAACGGTGTCGAATGGAAGCGTCGGTATTGTTGAGGCCTTTGCCCCACCAGACATCAACCTCTTCCCGCGCCGTACCGACCGCTCTGCGCGCGCCGTGTTCCAGCGTGTGTGTCAACAGAAGCTGTTTGCACAGCTCCCCATTGTGCGCCTCCTTGGCggggaggtggtgcagaTTCCACCCATCTCGATCACCCTCGGTGGCACGGCGCAGAGCTACTTCTACGGCCACGAGGTGCTCACCATACCGCTGCAACTCGGCTACGCCTTCACGGTGCACAAGGTGCAGGGGTTGACACTGCAAGGTACAGTGGTGTTGGACTGCGAGAAGTTCTTTGACTGCGCGCACCTAATCTACGTCGCGTGCTCGAGAGTACGGAAGCTCGATCAGCTTGTTGTTTACCGCGTCCAGCCAAGCATGATCATTGTGCGTCGCAGCGCACTGGAGTTCTCCAACAAGCTGCAGGACGCGAGAAACTTGAATGTCGTAGATTTTCCACCTTCGACTGCGCGCTCTTCTTGGTCtcaacacccacacacacaacagcgcgtttttttttctacaCCAGCCTAA
- a CDS encoding putative acyl-CoA dehydrogenase — protein MFRRVGSSPAARRAAALSVAARSLIYTPRIRDMKFLYEEVFNMYDHYKELGNSAAGGSDNIVTKELMDALLEESSKLATQTLFPLYESSDSEGCVLQDGHVTTPKGFKAAYQALAAGGWTSVNEPEKYGGQGLPFSVGFTTREIMATANWGFSMYSGLSLGACRTLMSWASEELKDQYLPKLVSGEWSGTMCLTEPQCGTDLSQVKTKAEPSGDGKSYNITGTKIFISAGDHDLTENIIHIVLARLPNSLPSTKGLSLFLVPRHVVNPNGSLEAAKNVECSGLEKKMGIKGSSTCQLSFDKSVGYLIGEPSAGMKQMFTFMNAARMGCALEGVCHAELAFQNGLQYARERRSMRALSGAKEPEKPADRIICHANVRQNLLFAKAVAEGGRALLTDVGRLLDMHAAATDAVKAAALDHEIGFYTPIAKACVTEWGVEAASRLLQVWGGHGYIKGNGMEQILRDSRIGTIYEGTTGVQALDFIGRKVLSTKGGNQAKRFGKRVSKLAWAHLFSTGALGRYARQLWLMQKHWRIATTRIGMMALKNRDAVAASSEDFLMYTGYMVLGYYWLRMAEVAQRKVAAGQDADGFYQTKLDTCEYVFTRILPRVEAHKRIMQAEPTLCAYKEENWDI, from the coding sequence atgTTCCGTCGTGTGGGCTCATCTCCAGCGGCccgccgtgccgctgctctgtcggtggctgcgcgcagcctcaTCTACACACCGCGCATCCGCGACATGAAGTTTCTGTACGAAGAGGTTTTCAATATGTACGACCACTACAAGGAGTTGGGCAacagtgctgctggtggaTCTGACAACATAGTCACAAAAGAGCTGATGGATGCGCTACTGGAGGAGAGCTCGAAGCTTGCGACGCAGACTCTCTTTCCGCTGTACGAATCCAGCGACAGTGAAGGCTGTGTGCTACAGGATGGCCATGTGACGACGCCAAAGGGGTTCAAGGCGGCGTACCAGGCGCTCGCAGCGGGTGGCTGGACGAGTGTTAATGAGCCCGAGAAGTATGGCGGGCAGGGGTTGCCCTTCTCGGTCGGTTTCACGACGCGTGAAATTATGGCGACAGCAAATTGGGGCTTCAGCATGTACTCCGGACTCTCTCTGGGCGCCTGCCGCACGCTCATGTCCTGGGCGAGCGAGGAGCTCAAGGACCAGTACCTGCCAAAGCTTGTGAGTGGCGAGTGGAGTGGGACGATGTGCCTGACGGAGCCGCAGTGCGGGACAGACCTGTCGCAGGTGAAGACGAAGGCGGAGCCGTCCGGCGACGGCAAGTCGTACAACATCACCGGCACGAAGATCTTCATCTCCGCCGGCGACCACGACCTAACGGAGAACATCATTCACATCGTGCTTGCGCGGCTGCCAAACTCACTGCCGTCGACGAAGGGACTGTCACTGTTCCTCGTTCCACGGCATGTTGTGAATCCTAACGGGTCGCTGGAGGCTGCGAAGAACGTGGAGTGCAGTGGGTTAGAGAAGAAAATGGGGATCAAGGGCAGCTCGACGTGCCAGCTGAGCTTCGACAAGTCTGTGGGGTACCTGATCGGCGAGCCGAGCGCCGGGATGAAGCAGATGTTCACGTTCATGAACGCTGCGCGAATGGGGTGTGCGCTGGAGGGTGTGTGCCACGCGGAGCTTGCGTTCCAGAACGGACTACAGTACGCACGCGAGCGGCGGTCGATGCGCGCCCTTAGCGGCGCAAAGGAGCCGGAGAAGCCAGCAGACCGGATCATTTGCCATGCGAACGTGCGGCAGAATTTGCTGTTTGCGAAGGCCGTTGCGGAGGGTGGGCGTGCACTGCTGACCGACGTTGGGCGGCTGCTGGATAtgcacgctgctgcaacgGACGCtgtgaaggcggcggcgctggaccACGAGATCGGCTTCTACACCCCAATCGCGAAAGCGTGTGTGACGGAGTGGGGCGTGGAGGCTGCGAGTCGGTTGCTGCAGGTGTGGGGCGGGCACGGGTACATCAAGGGTAACGGGATGGAGCAGATACTGCGCGATTCACGCATCGGGACCATCTACGAGGGCACCACcggcgtgcaggcgctggactTCATTGGGCGCAAGGTGCTGAGCACGAAGGGCGGCAACCAGGCGAAGCGGTTTGGGAAGCGTGTGAGCAAGCTTGCCTGGGCGCACCTGTTTTCGACCGGCGCACTGGGGCGGTACGCGCGGCAACTGTGGCTGATGCAGAAGCACTGGCGGATTGCGACGACGAGGATCGGGATGATGGCATTGAAGAAccgcgacgccgtcgccgcgtcgTCGGAGGACTTTTTAATGTACACGGGGTATATGGTACTCGGGTACTACTGGCTGCGgatggcagaggtggcgcagcgcaaggTGGCAGCAGGCCAGGATGCGGACGGATTCTACCAGACGAAGCTGGACACGTGTGAGTACGTGTTCACGCGCATTCTGCCGCGCGTGGAAGCCCACAAGAGGATCATGCAAGCGGAGCCAACTCTGTGCGCGTACAAGGAGGAGAACTGGGACATCTGA